Proteins from a single region of Nicotiana tabacum cultivar K326 unplaced genomic scaffold, ASM71507v2 Un00566, whole genome shotgun sequence:
- the LOC107825272 gene encoding cyclic dof factor 1 has translation MSELKDPAIKLFGKTIQLTDIPESSATLQDDSSPEETNEEEDIETHKDYFGGNMDDDKDEMGTLTGKELQDQNSDPSRSDTIEGPPVDNDCSTRPSKSEEEQREASNSQEKILKRPDKILPCPRCNSMETKFCYFNNYNVSQPRHFCKNCQRYWTAGGTMRNVPVGAGRRKNKNSIPHYRQMSVPEILPNAQTDYPNGIQQPILAFGTHKPLCESMASVLNIADKTMHNCPPNGFYKPEESGVQVSYGAGDNGDDHSRRSSVSAANSDDEVNKIGPDLLRKNCPSFPPYLACYPGAAWPYPCSSVHWTSAVPPPGYCPPVFPMPFYPTAAYWGYNVAGSWNVPLVSPPTASLTQTPTTSGPNSPTLGKHSRDENILKPLSSKEEPSNESNHEKCLWVPKTLRIDDPGEAAKSSIWATLGIKHDSVDSVGGSPFSTFQSKNDGNSSVSENSTVLQANPAALSRSRNFNEGL, from the exons ATGTCGGAACTAAAAGACCCAGCCATCAAACTGTTCGGTAAAACCATTCAGTTGACTGATATTCCAGAATCTTCTGCAACTCTTCAAGATGATTCTTCGCCTGAGGAGACcaatgaagaagaagatataGAAACTCACAAG GATTACTTTGGAGGAAACATGGATGATGATAAGGATGAGATGGGAACTTTGACTGGCAAGGAGTTACAGGATCAGAATTCAGATCCATCGAGAAGTGATACTATAGAGGGGCCACCTGTTGATAACGACTGTTCGACAAGACCTTCAAAAAGTGAAGAAGAGCAGCGCGAAGCAAGTAATTCGCAAGAGAAAATCCTCAAAAGGCCAGATAAGATACTTCCATGTCCCCGGTGTAACAGCATGGAAACCAAATTTTGTTATTTCAACAATTACAATGTGAGCCAGCCTAGACACTTCTGCAAGAATTGCCAGAGATATTGGACAGCTGGTGGGACCATGAGGAATGTGCCTGTAGGTGCTGGTCGTCGCAAAAACAAGAACTCAATTCCACATTACCGACAAATGTCTGTCCCTGAAATACTTCCCAATGCACAAACAGATTATCCAAATGGAATCCAGCAACCTATTCTTGCATTTGGCACCCATAAGCCACTCTGTGAATCAATGGCTTCAGTTTTGAACATTGCTGACAAAACAATGCATAATTGTCCGCCAAATGGGTTCTATAAACCAGAAGAGTCCGGGGTTCAAGTTAGTTACGGAGCTGGAGATAATGGAGATGACCATTCCAGAAGATCTTCAGTCTCTGCCGCAAATTCAGATGATGAAGTTAACAAAATCGGACCTGACCTGCTAAGGAAGAACTGCCCTAGCTTTCCACCTTACTTGGCTTGCTATCCTGGGGCTGCTTGGCCATATCCGTGCAGTTCTGTCCATTGGACCTCTGCAGTCCCTCCTCCTGGTTATTGCCCTCCTGTCTTTCCTATGCCGTTTTACCCAACAGCTGCTTATTGGGGTTATAATGTAGCAGGTTCTTGGAATGTCCCTTTGGTGTCCCCACCTACTGCTTCCCTAACCCAAACACCTACAACATCTGGTCCTAATTCACCAACTCTGGGGAAACACTCAAGGGATGAAAACATACTAAAACCGCTGAGCAGCAAGGAAGAGCCTTCAAATGAGAGTAATCATGAGAAGTGCCTCTGGGTTCCAAAAACTCTGCGGATTGATGATCCAGGAGAGGCTGCAAAGAGTTCTATATGGGCGACATTGGGAATAAAACATGATAGTGTTGATTCAGTTGGTGGAAGTCCTTTCAGTACTTTTCAGTCGAAGAATGATGGAAACAGTAGTGTTTCAGAAAACTCTACTGTATTACAAGCAAATCCAGCAGCATTGTCTCGCTCACGAAATTTCAATGAGGGCTTATAA